The following nucleotide sequence is from Nomia melanderi isolate GNS246 chromosome 10, iyNomMela1, whole genome shotgun sequence.
CCTACGAAGTTGTGTCTTCTGGCCATAATAATTAATCTGTAGTCAAATATGGTGTGTACCGGTAACCACAGAAAATTTGTTTACGAGTGATCGACTagctaaaaaattaatagtaaaaaaacTACTATTCTTGGAATCATTACAGGAAATAAGTGCGAATTCCCCAAATATTCAAAGCAAGTAAAAGACACATGTCACAGTTTTCAATAAGATTATACAGGTCATGATATAACTCCGTAGCGATTAGTTGTGCaacgaaaaagaaacatttggtaCACAAGGGTTCAGCAAGATTTATGGAATGCACAACGTAAGACACTATCTTTGAGAAAGCGTCTTCAACATTTTTAGCCACTTGACGGACAAATGAGTCCACGTAGTTTTCCCATGACAATGTCAATAACACAAGTGAATGCCATAAATCTTGGATCTTCGAAGGGCTTGCAGCACCGAGTGTTTAACGACGTGCGTTCTGGCTTTTGTCAGGCCGGAAGACACCTCGCTGCATCGCCGCGAACTATTTTTTGAGCAACAACCGCCCTCACTCTCACAACGAGTTAGGGGCGTAGAGAGTGGCTGGCCTTGTACAAAATTCCTCGATCGGTGGAAATCATTTGCAATGACTTAACCAATCGAGAATAACCGTAAAGCTCCTCCAGAAGAGGACACAGTCTTTTACAAAGGAGCGCGTGGCATTTTTGAGACTGATTTCTACGTGTGGTTTTCTAGACGCATCACTTGGACATTTCTTTTTGGACATAAATCCAGAATCCAACTATGTTCCTTCAACTTTCACTATGTATAAAAACAAATCAAACGAATAAGTGTTCCTACTAAGTTTAATTACTAATCACTCACACATTTAACTTCGCTAGCAAATATTACGTCTATAAAAAAACTGCTTAAATTATTAGTACGCTAACATGTTTATGTTATTCGTATAATTCTGGCTTGTCCtgcgtataaattaatttataaacacgTCGAGCATTCTGGTAACCTTCGTACATTCAATGACTACTAAAACGATCGGCATGTTCCGCTGCAAAACACATGACAAGCATAATTTATAAATCGTATATAGGTACAACACTGTTTCTCCAATTTAAAGCTAATTAATTTTTCGCTTTTTTGTTGTTGCCATCAGCTGATAGCGTTTGTAAGATCGCACGACTAGTGTCGCGATGATACTGGTCGTTTTTGAAATTACTAAAACGGCTACGATAGTCAGGAACACCACGATGTCCATATCGCAGCGTTGGTACCACGGTTGATCAGCCAAAGTCGATCGAAAATGAGGGGCTCCTTTGTGACGGATCACGTATTCCGTCCACCACGCTAGATGCTTTACCATGTCGTGAGGGTTGTCGTTCACTCTCTTTTTGAGTTCGATCATTCTTTCCTTGTATCTGGAAAGAGACAAGTAGACCCGTAGTCGTCGCACAGATTTTTCTTTTTGATACGAAAATATACTACATAGCTGCCATATTTAACAAGTTGAGCATTGTTGTCATTTATTTTGTCACAAGTAAATTCTATGTTACAACTTGTTATCTTGATATTCATAGACAGTATACTTTACAGTAAATCACTTCACATTTTAAATGTTTCGTAGTTCTTACGAAGTATACAGTTATTACAACCCTCGACTGTCTTTGGTAGGATGGAGATAAGTGTCTATTGAAGtcaaaagaaataaatctttAGTTAACTAAGTTCTACAGATTCATTAATATTCCATCATAATTCAAAGGTGTTTATTCTTTAGAAAAGAAAGGTGTTTCGATCTCATATTCATGTAATCGTTTTTCATCCTTTGACATTAtagaatatgaaagtttgaacaACTATGCCGCTATCACTCTGTATTTTCCCAATAAAATCATTCATTCGTTGGTTGTATTGTAAAATGTACGTATCACGCGTATTATATATACTATGTATACTCACTGTTTGTTATTTATCAGTTCTAGAATTGCCCCCTCCAAATCTTCTCTTGTGATGGTCGTGATTTCTAAACGTATTGCGACCCGAAGTGCTTCCATTCTAAGCACTTGGTAATCTTGATCCCCAAGTACTGGAAGACCTAATAACGGCACCGTGAAATGTACCGCTTCTTCCGTACTCTGCAGACCTCCTTGGTAAATGAACATCTTCACATTGGGATGTGCTGTGCAACAGTGAATAgcgattaataattagtaattaaagcCTATATAACATGAATTTACAAGTTACTTGCAACATAAGATTTTACCAAGAATACTTTGTTGGGGAAGCCATTTTCCGAAAAAGATATTGTCACGTTTAACTGGCGGCTCTTTCTCGTACTTCCACACAACTTTGTAGGGCAATTTATCGAACACATCGAGGAAAACCTGTATAGTTTCTTTCGGCATGTCCGAACTCATGGCGTTGCTGCCGAGGCTGAAGTAGATGCATCCTTCAGTCGCTTGATCCAAGAAGCGTTTCAAATCCTACCACaaggaattgaaaataattacttctTTCGCTGTTATAAAAAAACCAGCGCAACATACTTCTGGCTGTTGAAATATAGTGCGATTAAGATAAGGATTGAACGTAATAATTGTATGAGTTTTTTATGCAAATAACAtcttaaatttcttaattgagGACCATAAACGTTCATAGTTTAAGTGTTATATTTCCTTAGAatgttattcaaaaatatttttcgttatattacattatatactattttattatttaattgctgATTTATAATTTCAGGAGTTTTATCAATATGTAAAAATACCGTCGAGAAATCCACGTAAACAACACAAACTATCCAAATTAAATAGatctaaatgtttatttaactgtCCCACTCACACGAGACTTAACAATTCAATAACTATAATTAGGCAACGGATTCTTATGCATTTCTGGAGAATATACAGCTGAAAATCTGTGCTGGACGCACACGATTCAAGAAGATATATCACTTATTCAACGTGAATTACTTGATTTTAATACTGAAATCGCATAAAGGGGAGCAGTATAATAACAACTCTCACAGTAAAATGAACATAATCATACCTGGGGCAACGGAGCCAGTTTTTCATTGACGTGGAAGGAGGTAAAGGTGATCATGTTTGCCAGTTTCGGTCGAGCTGGAATTATAGCATCGGCTTGATTGACAAATATAAGGCTGGTGTTCTTCAGTATGTCGAGTAGTGAAGACGGTGGCTTCTCGAAGTACTTTTCTGCTAATTTCTGTTGCTGGGGAAATAGGTCACGGTACAAAATATACATGGTACGATACAGATTTATGAAATTCTGTAATCTTTTCCAAAATGGCTGATGCGTTCCTATGTTCGCTTCCACTTCCCAGGTGTATTCGTGCGATGGCAATACAAGGCCGCCGAGAGCATGTTCATTGAGTGTAGTCATCCCTAATGAGCTTAATCCTAAAAGCATACAAACGAATAAAatcgttttaattaataattttatggttaggatatttttattataggtGGAGAGAAATATGTACTTAGTATAACTTCCCTCACGCTTTTGTTTCGTCTAACTTTCATATCACCTTTCAATTAACAGTTCCTATATTGTGTGAGatctatagaaaataattaattaactatcTACTTTAGAAGACATCGTGTCGGTGGCTTGGACATAGTCTCTGCAGGAGTCTTTAGGATAATCGTAAAAAAGGTTTTAACGTTTTGGTAATTATTTTCAGAGACATATGTGTTTACATTTCGCCGAATTCAATGACCTTGAAATGTTGCCTTAAGAACACCATTCGGACTAACTTTCCTCTATCCATATAACTGTCGTTTGGTCATAATGTCcgaactaataaaaatatatttaatattacatactcTATCTCTCTTAGTAATAAGTGAAGTAATTACCCGTTGTAATAATTCCTATTTACAACTAAGTGTAAATGCACATCAAATCAAATGCCAATTTAACTTTTGTTTACCTGGTAGATGTACTACCAAAAATGCAAAGCACAAAGTACATGatgctaaaaatatttttcaaatatttaagaatgtTGAAGGACAGTAAGAGTTTCAAGAACAATAGATGGTAGTTTACGTAGATTTTGGAACTTAGTAGAATTATGTGAGGTTCCGAAAATTTCGAGATCTTGAAACTATTCGGCTTGCCGAATATCCTGAGAATTGGACTGCCGTTTCGAGATATTCTTCGGATGGTCAGGCCGTGGTTTTAAAAGTTCGATTTTTTAGACGTTTCCGGACACTACCACGTGTTGCTTAGGGATGCTTCAAGAAAGAGCGGTACATTATACGATTTGACTGTGATTTCCTGTTAAAATCCTGAACATTTGCGAATCTAGCGCACTTTAGAATTGAGTGCTTTGAAAACAGATTTCAGATATGTTTTCTATAATCGTATCAGTTAAAATCGACATACACTTGTATGAgatactaattattatattctgtatCCACCAAATTAACTAGTTTCGTATAACTCGAGTAAATGGTAGATTTCAGCCAAATCTATCTAATCGTTAGAACCGTGAATCATGTGTGCACACTGAATGTATATTGTATCTTCGTATCTTGTCTTCAGCTGCTACTTTAGATAAAGAACGCGTCGCTGTATTCGTATAATCACTGATCTTAAGAAACGTGTATATATGTTTCATGCCACTAAAGTCAATACACGTGGATACCATATCATATTTTCAAGTTGCATGTAAGGAAGATTGctgaaatttttacaaataaaagtaCTTGTCAATAAAAAGGACAAAATTCTTACTTTCCTTGTGATTTCCTCTGTGAATTTTTTATTCACATTTGTGATAGATACGTGTCTCAACTATTACTTCTATTGAGGTAATGAATCTTACATTGGACAAAATTTTGCTGGTGCGTTAAaggaattttacattttcacaGTTGTTAATATACTATTAAACATGTATACGTACAAATACCTATGTTTcgagaagaaaatatattttcaccaGATGCCagtagaaaaaaatgtttcttaaattgCTAAAATATGTACGTAATCACTTTAGCAATACATTCTTCCAATTTTCTGCTACATTTCTGTTTTAGCAACCCGTAATCTAttaaagtgaaaattaaaatatacctatCATAGGCGCGTTGAACCTGTGAGCGAAAGCGTACACTGCAGGAGTGAATAACATCTCGACCAGCACAACGTCGAAATGCTCGTTGTTGTTAGGAGCATACAACCGTTTCAAATCCGTGTTGTTCAGCAAGGTTTCAGTGAGAACACCGGCCATATCTAGGAAGGTTTCTCTGATTAATGTCAGGCAGTCTACTTTGTCGAACCGCGACTTAATGAAGTCAAGTTTTCTGATCTCGCTGTAGCTTTGGCCGACGTTGATCTGCGTGAAGTTCTTCCGATCCAGGTTCGGAATTGGATTCGCAGTAACGAGTACGATGTCGTGACCTCGTTTATTGAGTTCCAACCATAATGGGCGGAACGGGATCTGATGACTGTAGGAAGGCGTTGGAACGATAGCTAGAATCCTGGCAGACTGCAACTGCCTGATGACACATAGGACGCAGAAGAGGAAAAGCGCGCCGGGCACTGTGAACTTCATGGTGGTACGTTGATGAACGATCGACTGCAGACGATGGTCGCGGATCTACTGATCATAGGACGATGGGTTACCGCAGATTGTCGGAAGAAGAGCTTTTTGAAGGAGCGCTATCAGCAATAGAATCCAATGATTAATATTTGCCGAGTCACGGCGTCGGACTGAGATGTGTTGTGTAATAGTTGGCCTATAGGTGTATATGTTGTTTAGTTCTGCGAATCACGGGTCAGTTTAGATGTGCATCCTCCTCCCGTATGCTCGACACTGTAATCTTCTCATTGTACTCGATTTTCTTCTCATGCTTGAGTCAGAGTGTATACGACGCTGCATTATCGGAGCAGGGCCGTTTTAACTGATAGGCGGGTCAATTAACGCGTCGGGGTAAATTTCGGTAGGTATGCAATGCTTACGTACACAAGTGGAATAGATGTACCATGCACGTTAACCCGTATGCCTCCAAGAGATTAGAGTTTTTTACTATGTGCCCTACatgtattatgaaataattctaaCATATATTGTGTATCCATTAGGTTGGATAAAATGTGTGTTACCATGATTTGGTATTTTCGACATTCCAATCagcgcataattccaaaaatggGAGGCGTTTTGGACGTCGCCcgttggccagccctcttggtgcaatgGTGCGGGCAATGGCCACTTGCGGGGGATGCGctaagatttgccgatgccttggaaatttcctccggGTTGACTCTTGTCTGaaggaaccgttacgaacgtgGTTCGAGTCGTCCCGTTGGAAATTCCGGATTtacgatatggtcggttgtctgaacgaacaaagtaaaaattccaaaactattgtctggaaaCACGCGGAGTGACTAAATGATTTTACCATGATTTAGGGTGAAATTCCCCCTTGTGACAAAAAATAAACTGATTTCGGAAAAAGCTAAttccgaaaataattttgttggcacgtccatgtcgtaaacgaaccttcgaagattttcgccgttttgttccgTATCGGTCGGAACATGCTCCCCCCACCCCTTCGTTGATCGGCACGAACGATCAATATGAATACAACGCGACAATTATGTAACCTAATCTGCGCATGAGCTTCTAATGTTTGCGGTACTGCTAATGAGAGTCTGAATCAGGTAGAGGTGCCAGTTGCCTCACGTTCCGCCGGTAGGTCCCGTGGCTGGTCCGAACGGTGACTGCCCGTATTACCCCATCCGCCCCAGAATACGTGGCCTCCACTCGTCCGAGGTGCCAGGCCAGAGGTGGACGGTTGTCCTCCTTCAACACCACGATGGTCCTCTCTCGAATGTGGTGGGTGTCGGTGGTCCACTTATGCCGCTCGTTTAAGTGTTGGATGTACTACTTGTGCCACCTGGTCCAGAAATGTCGTTTGACCTTGTGGATGTGTTGCCTGGTGGACAGCCTGTTTGTTGGTGTTCTACTGAAATCAATCTGAGCAAGACTCGTAAAGGAATCACCGATCAGGAAGTGGCTGGGAATCAGGGCTGAAAGATCGTTGGGATCCGCGGATAAGGgtgtggcggccgaaaagccGCCTTACGCCACTggctttttctttttcacgtTTACCGTTATAACTGTTCCTCCGCGCGAGTCTGCTTCGCACAATCACACATTTGATGACCAGACCTGCGCGGGCCTGCGGGATTTTCCAAAGGTTTTCCAGGCCTCGCTCGGAACTGGCCAGTTCGACGGGCAGGCCCTTGCAGGCCTGGAAACTTTCCACTCTTTATTACACATCTCTTTACTTGCTCTTTCACCattatccttcttcttctctaTCTTTCGAATCTTTTCTCTTCGTCTCGATCTTCTCCTACTTTtgcatctttctttctttcttcgcgctagtatatattttccgacgagagttTAGCGACTCTCATTTTTCTGCGCGCATTACCGACGTCCTCACGAATCTCCGCGACATCGACGTCAATAAATAgtgttgaagaaaatatttccataatttgTGTTGTTCATAATTACATTTTGTTCGCCTTCACCACTTCCTCCAGAAGGGTGTAAGAGGGCGCGAATtgaggatcgcctcgacttcaaTAACGAACGTATTGATCTGTTCCAGGGGGAACAATTCGTCCCCAACAAACCCGTTTTACGTGATGCTTGAAAGATTTCACCACGGCTTCCCATAGGCCACCGAAGTGTGACGATAAGTCTGGCATGAAGTGTCAGCAGATCGCCTTATCCGTTGCGAATCGCCGCAGTTGTTCTTCTTGCGAGAGTGATCGGTACAACGCCGTTAGTTCGTTATCTGCGCCGACAAAATTCGTGCCATTGTCGAAATAGATGTTACGGCAGAGTTTCCTCCGTGCCATAAACCGTTTGAGGGCTGCGATGAATCCCTCGGTGGTT
It contains:
- the LOC116434349 gene encoding UDP-glycosyltransferase UGT5-like, with product MKFTVPGALFLFCVLCVIRQLQSARILAIVPTPSYSHQIPFRPLWLELNKRGHDIVLVTANPIPNLDRKNFTQINVGQSYSEIRKLDFIKSRFDKVDCLTLIRETFLDMAGVLTETLLNNTDLKRLYAPNNNEHFDVVLVEMLFTPAVYAFAHRFNAPMIGLSSLGMTTLNEHALGGLVLPSHEYTWEVEANIGTHQPFWKRLQNFINLYRTMYILYRDLFPQQQKLAEKYFEKPPSSLLDILKNTSLIFVNQADAIIPARPKLANMITFTSFHVNEKLAPLPQDLKRFLDQATEGCIYFSLGSNAMSSDMPKETIQVFLDVFDKLPYKVVWKYEKEPPVKRDNIFFGKWLPQQSILAHPNVKMFIYQGGLQSTEEAVHFTVPLLGLPVLGDQDYQVLRMEALRVAIRLEITTITREDLEGAILELINNKQYKERMIELKKRVNDNPHDMVKHLAWWTEYVIRHKGAPHFRSTLADQPWYQRCDMDIVVFLTIVAVLVISKTTSIIATLVVRSYKRYQLMATTKKRKIN